From Bombus vancouverensis nearcticus unplaced genomic scaffold, iyBomVanc1_principal scaffold0043, whole genome shotgun sequence, a single genomic window includes:
- the LOC143304606 gene encoding uncharacterized protein LOC143304606 isoform X2: MRYITRPVKSCQMLSNTVRCCQMLSNAVKCCQMLSDAVKCCQMLSNAVKCCQMLSNAVKCCQMLSNAVKCWQILSNVVKCCQMLANPVKCCQMLSNAVKCCEMMSNAVKCCQMLSNAVKCWQILSNVVKCCQMLSNAVKSCPILSSPVNLTPK; encoded by the coding sequence GTTATATCACGCGTCCTgtaaaatcctgtcaaatgctgtcaaatacTGTCaggtgctgtcaaatgctgtcaaatgctgtcaaatgctgtcaaatgctgtcagatGCTgtaaaatgctgtcaaatgctgtcaaatgctgtcaaatgctgtcaaatgctgtcaaatgctgttaaatgctgtcaaatgttgtcaaatgctgtcaaatgttggcaaatcctgtcaaatgttgtcaaatgttgtcaaatgttggcaaatcctgtcaaatgttgtcaaatgctgtcaaatgctgtcaaatgctgtgaaatgatgtcaaatgctgtcaaatgttgtcaaatgttgtcaaatgctgtcaaatgttggcaaatcctgtcaaatgttgtcaaatgctgtcaaatgctgtcaaatgctgtcaaatcctGTCCAATCCTGTCAAGTCctgtcaacctaaccccaaaataa